A DNA window from SAR324 cluster bacterium contains the following coding sequences:
- the ftsY gene encoding signal recognition particle-docking protein FtsY has translation MIFSVIWFVFTVFGSGALVAGLLLLWTGGQLGEVSEKLTPQQAELHLAELEKQRQQEEEARERKQREVRLDRLQQQNEVLQEEITRKQEERRQQRTLTKRFGEAIPEAPAPTPEPQNFYEKLRSGISKTREQMLGGLSNALLGKKEIDEEVLENLEEALLGADIGPETTEQILEVVTSRVERQELRDVNALREVIKEEIVRILHKEVPIPTVVDRKPLVLMFVGVNGVGKTTTIGKIAAQYRRDGHRVLMGAGDTFRAAAIEQLTEWSRRAECDIIAKSQGADPSSVMYEAVEKAVREEYDVVICDTAGRLHTKKNLMEELRKMVRVIRKIIPDAPHEVLLVLDATTGQNAIFQAREFREAADLTGIVMTKLDGTAKGGVIIGIVNEFDIPVRYIGVGEGIEDLRPYDAKQFTDSLFS, from the coding sequence ACAGGCAGAATTGCACCTGGCAGAGTTGGAAAAGCAGCGCCAACAGGAAGAAGAAGCCCGAGAACGAAAACAACGGGAAGTCCGGCTTGATCGACTGCAACAACAGAACGAAGTTCTTCAAGAGGAAATCACACGCAAGCAGGAAGAACGTCGACAGCAGCGTACGCTCACCAAACGCTTTGGGGAAGCAATCCCAGAAGCTCCAGCACCAACACCAGAACCTCAGAACTTTTACGAAAAGCTACGCTCCGGGATCAGTAAGACCCGTGAACAGATGCTTGGTGGGCTAAGCAATGCCCTGCTTGGAAAGAAAGAAATTGATGAAGAGGTCTTGGAGAACTTGGAAGAAGCCCTGTTAGGAGCCGATATTGGGCCGGAGACTACTGAGCAGATTCTGGAGGTGGTGACTTCTCGAGTTGAACGTCAGGAACTACGCGATGTGAATGCCTTACGAGAAGTGATTAAGGAGGAGATCGTACGCATTCTGCACAAGGAAGTGCCGATTCCCACAGTTGTAGATCGTAAGCCCTTAGTATTGATGTTTGTCGGGGTCAATGGCGTGGGCAAGACCACAACGATTGGTAAAATCGCTGCTCAGTATCGCCGAGATGGACATCGTGTACTAATGGGAGCTGGAGATACCTTTCGTGCTGCTGCCATTGAACAGTTGACTGAATGGAGCCGTCGTGCTGAGTGTGACATTATTGCCAAGAGCCAAGGAGCTGATCCGTCTTCGGTGATGTATGAAGCCGTCGAGAAGGCAGTTCGTGAGGAATATGACGTTGTTATCTGTGATACTGCAGGACGACTGCATACTAAGAAGAATCTTATGGAGGAACTACGTAAGATGGTGCGGGTGATTCGGAAGATTATACCGGATGCACCTCACGAGGTGCTGCTTGTACTAGACGCGACTACGGGACAGAATGCCATCTTTCAGGCCCGTGAGTTTCGTGAAGCTGCAGATTTGACAGGGATTGTGATGACCAAGCTGGATGGTACGGCCAAGGGTGGAGTTATTATCGGGATCGTCAACGAATTTGATATTCCCGTTCGCTACATCGGTGTAGGAGAAGGCATCGAAGACTTGCGTCCCTACGATGCCAAGCAGTTTACAGACTCGTTGTTTTCTTGA
- the rodA gene encoding rod shape-determining protein RodA, with protein MLDRRLFANFDWVLLSIVLMLCAVGIVAMYSATMGSPQLGRFLPRQVIWMGMGLALALTATVIDYRIWAQFGPFLHLGAIFLLILVLFIGTGGPGSPVERWLQVGPVFVQPSEFAKLTLVLSLAHYFREGQRIGRLGIKELIWPGLLMLVPLLLILRQPDLGTALLLLIVFMPMIFLAGLKLWVLLASIVLGLCSLPIAWHFVLKPYQQERVLTFLDPTRDPLGAGYHIIQSKIAVGNGGIWGQGVGEGTQGQLNFLPAHHTDFIFSVFAEEWGFVGTLTVLLLFMALIFWSLGHILNTQDRVSAMLTVGVVTILTSHVLINIGMTIGLMPVVGVPLPFFSYGGSAMLSQMFGIGLLLNVRMRRFRNDEL; from the coding sequence ATGCTGGATCGTCGCCTATTTGCAAACTTCGACTGGGTACTGTTGAGTATCGTACTCATGCTCTGTGCTGTAGGTATTGTAGCGATGTACTCTGCTACGATGGGAAGCCCACAACTTGGTCGTTTTTTGCCAAGACAAGTCATTTGGATGGGGATGGGGCTAGCACTAGCGCTAACAGCAACGGTAATAGACTACCGAATCTGGGCGCAGTTCGGGCCATTCCTTCATCTTGGTGCGATCTTTCTACTAATATTGGTACTGTTTATCGGCACAGGCGGGCCTGGTTCACCAGTAGAGCGTTGGTTACAGGTGGGACCCGTATTCGTGCAGCCCTCAGAGTTTGCCAAGCTGACTCTTGTACTCTCCTTGGCGCACTACTTTCGGGAAGGCCAACGTATCGGCAGATTAGGTATCAAGGAACTCATCTGGCCAGGTTTGTTGATGCTAGTTCCCTTGCTGCTGATCCTCAGACAGCCTGACCTAGGCACAGCTCTGTTGCTGCTGATAGTCTTTATGCCGATGATCTTCCTAGCTGGACTCAAGCTGTGGGTACTACTCGCATCCATAGTGCTGGGACTCTGTTCTCTACCGATTGCGTGGCATTTCGTGCTCAAGCCCTATCAACAGGAAAGAGTACTGACCTTTCTGGATCCAACCCGTGATCCATTAGGCGCTGGCTATCACATCATCCAATCAAAGATTGCTGTTGGTAACGGAGGAATCTGGGGTCAAGGTGTTGGGGAGGGAACTCAGGGACAGCTTAACTTTTTGCCAGCTCACCACACAGATTTTATTTTCTCTGTGTTTGCAGAAGAATGGGGCTTTGTAGGAACTCTGACAGTCCTACTGCTGTTCATGGCATTGATCTTCTGGTCACTTGGGCACATCCTCAATACTCAGGATCGGGTCAGTGCGATGCTGACTGTAGGCGTGGTCACGATTCTGACCTCGCATGTACTGATCAATATCGGCATGACTATTGGACTCATGCCCGTTGTCGGAGTACCCCTGCCCTTCTTCAGTTATGGTGGCTCGGCAATGCTCTCACAAATGTTTGGCATCGGCTTACTCCTCAATGTTCGGATGCGACGTTTTCGCAACGATGAACTCTGA
- a CDS encoding SUMF1/EgtB/PvdO family nonheme iron enzyme, whose translation MRKFLLLSCLFLLLGQISFAQPTEGLPTEWDGFRERLLTLALDPSVLAPVLAIVPVPPAGSEEVTEISRQLQQLLFLSLSLDLPRQLIHPPQLQRILDDWNGSLRLQSRPLTNRELAGLAGADWLLEGQYNQTQDGVQVDLELQELLTNRVLLSEQLTWSISVFKTPQASEATEIKAPAESTEITSPSEEKNTSETEIVTTKDTSTISTTNETTTNSESATTPSATVAIPTTPSLASVPTGEVSEQETLPDESTQVISEPDTTANTSDEVVQPEVSPAVDNQEGIGEETTESQSITVENEEAITPTVDPINEVDDSQDTETVAMIAPSTEATEAEPEDSVETEISAEPDPTTALVIPQGSSDRPGMALLEGGSFQMGSLEGEDDERPIRQIELAPFYLDVHEVTNADYAQCSECMRGYGGFDTTLPEQPAVYVDWENSARYCASIGKRLPTEAEWEYATQAVNLVETSNSVLAELRDQAWFEMTSQNLRSAAVVGQRQPNAWGLYDLQGNVMEWTADWYAPYNQAKLQDPKGPEAPPNPAYPQKVARGGAWQGLFGRATEAGLRSSRRYGLAAWTQAFNLGFRCAADVL comes from the coding sequence ATGCGAAAATTTCTTCTGCTCAGTTGTCTATTCCTCTTGCTTGGTCAAATCTCTTTTGCTCAACCTACAGAAGGACTACCCACCGAATGGGATGGCTTTCGGGAACGCTTACTAACGCTTGCTCTGGACCCCAGCGTTTTGGCTCCTGTACTGGCCATTGTGCCCGTTCCACCAGCAGGTTCAGAAGAAGTCACTGAGATCTCTCGCCAACTGCAGCAACTTCTATTTCTCAGCCTAAGTCTCGATCTTCCTCGTCAACTCATTCATCCCCCTCAGTTACAGCGCATTCTGGATGACTGGAATGGCAGCTTGCGTCTGCAAAGTCGACCATTGACCAATCGTGAGCTTGCTGGGCTTGCTGGGGCCGATTGGCTACTGGAAGGCCAATACAACCAGACTCAGGATGGAGTTCAAGTTGATTTGGAATTGCAGGAATTACTGACCAACCGCGTGCTGCTAAGCGAACAGTTAACCTGGTCAATCAGTGTATTCAAAACTCCCCAAGCTTCCGAAGCTACTGAGATCAAGGCGCCCGCTGAAAGTACGGAAATCACCTCTCCTTCTGAGGAAAAAAACACTTCTGAAACGGAAATAGTCACCACTAAAGACACTTCTACAATAAGCACAACAAACGAGACAACAACCAATAGTGAAAGTGCAACTACTCCCTCAGCGACTGTGGCGATCCCCACAACACCAAGCCTCGCTTCAGTACCGACTGGTGAAGTAAGCGAACAAGAAACCCTCCCAGATGAATCCACCCAAGTAATTTCTGAACCAGATACTACCGCTAACACCAGTGATGAAGTAGTTCAACCAGAAGTCTCTCCTGCTGTAGATAATCAGGAAGGTATTGGAGAGGAAACCACAGAATCCCAATCAATCACTGTTGAGAACGAAGAGGCCATCACTCCAACAGTAGACCCGATCAACGAGGTTGATGATTCACAGGACACAGAAACAGTGGCAATGATAGCCCCATCAACCGAAGCCACAGAGGCAGAACCTGAGGATTCTGTTGAAACAGAAATTTCTGCTGAGCCTGATCCTACTACAGCACTAGTGATCCCGCAGGGTAGCAGTGATCGTCCGGGAATGGCTTTGCTTGAAGGGGGCTCGTTCCAGATGGGGAGTTTGGAAGGAGAAGACGATGAACGGCCAATTCGCCAGATCGAATTAGCACCATTCTATCTGGATGTGCATGAAGTCACGAACGCAGATTACGCTCAGTGCAGCGAATGCATGCGTGGTTATGGAGGCTTCGACACAACCCTGCCAGAACAACCGGCAGTCTATGTAGACTGGGAAAACAGCGCACGTTACTGTGCTTCCATCGGTAAGCGGCTTCCTACCGAAGCTGAATGGGAGTATGCCACTCAAGCCGTTAATCTTGTGGAGACCTCCAACTCTGTTCTAGCTGAGCTGAGAGATCAGGCCTGGTTTGAAATGACCTCGCAAAACCTCCGTTCCGCAGCCGTGGTTGGACAACGGCAACCCAACGCTTGGGGCCTCTATGATCTGCAGGGGAATGTTATGGAATGGACTGCTGACTGGTATGCTCCCTACAACCAAGCGAAACTACAGGATCCAAAAGGACCGGAAGCACCACCAAATCCAGCTTATCCACAGAAAGTGGCTCGTGGAGGAGCTTGGCAGGGCTTATTTGGTCGGGCTACTGAAGCTGGCTTGCGCAGTAGCCGTCGTTACGGCTTAGCAGCCTGGACTCAGGCTTTCAACTTGGGATTTCGCTGTGCTGCAGATGTGCTATGA
- the gltX gene encoding glutamate--tRNA ligase, protein MVRLRFAPSPTGYLHVGGLRTALFSFLYAQQQGGRFVFRLEDTDQQRLVEGSEQDLLQMLQWAGVNCDEGPNIGGEYGPYRQSERLTLYQDHLHILMDSGHAYPCFCTQERLDNLKQQQKAQGLNPKYDGHCRELKAMEAQQRQADGEAYVIRMRIPDDGEKILIDDLIRGHVSIDSSQLDDQVLLKSDGFPTYHLACVVDDHLMEITHVVRGEEWLPSFPKHLLLYRYFGWEPPRFAHLPLILNPDRSKLSKRQGDVAVEDFKAQGYVAEALVNFIALLGWNTSDDQELFSMSELIEKFSFERVGKAGAVFDRNKLDWMNQQYLQRLELDDLMRCLQPWLDNSRYSGADPEFLRRATQIIQPRLVTLPEVLDKLAIFFEDRPQLGQPELIDYLHQSTAQTVLRTFQTALVDADTWDEGNFKQLVKGIQKSTGIKGKDLWTPLRYAITLEEHGPDLSMMAALFGKEKCQQLIKNALALTTS, encoded by the coding sequence ATGGTTCGACTCCGCTTTGCTCCAAGTCCGACGGGTTACTTACACGTTGGTGGCCTGCGTACCGCGCTCTTCAGTTTTCTCTATGCCCAACAGCAGGGTGGACGTTTTGTGTTCCGCCTTGAAGATACCGATCAGCAACGACTGGTGGAGGGATCCGAACAAGACCTTCTGCAAATGTTACAATGGGCTGGAGTGAACTGTGACGAAGGCCCCAACATTGGGGGTGAGTATGGTCCCTATCGTCAGTCAGAGCGACTCACACTCTACCAAGATCATCTACATATCCTGATGGATTCTGGCCATGCCTACCCTTGCTTCTGCACGCAGGAACGCCTGGATAACCTCAAGCAGCAGCAGAAAGCCCAAGGCCTGAATCCCAAATACGATGGACACTGTCGAGAGTTGAAGGCTATGGAAGCACAGCAGCGCCAGGCAGATGGTGAAGCGTATGTCATTCGGATGCGGATTCCAGATGATGGAGAAAAGATCCTGATTGACGACCTAATTCGTGGGCATGTCAGTATTGATAGCAGCCAACTGGACGACCAGGTACTGCTCAAGTCTGATGGATTTCCCACCTACCACCTAGCCTGTGTTGTTGACGATCATCTGATGGAGATTACACACGTAGTTCGTGGGGAGGAGTGGCTACCTTCCTTCCCCAAACACCTTCTGCTTTATCGCTACTTCGGCTGGGAACCACCGCGTTTTGCGCATCTTCCACTGATTCTAAACCCTGATCGTTCCAAGCTCAGCAAACGACAAGGTGATGTAGCCGTTGAAGATTTCAAGGCTCAGGGCTATGTTGCCGAAGCGCTGGTCAACTTCATTGCTTTGTTGGGATGGAACACTTCTGATGACCAAGAACTGTTCTCAATGTCTGAATTGATCGAAAAATTCAGCTTCGAACGAGTTGGGAAGGCTGGGGCTGTCTTTGATCGCAACAAACTTGACTGGATGAACCAGCAGTATCTGCAGCGTCTAGAGTTGGATGACCTGATGCGATGTCTGCAACCTTGGTTGGACAACTCGCGTTATTCGGGAGCAGATCCAGAATTTCTACGGAGGGCAACTCAGATCATTCAGCCAAGACTAGTTACTTTGCCTGAAGTACTGGACAAACTGGCGATCTTCTTTGAGGATAGGCCTCAACTTGGACAACCAGAGTTGATCGATTACTTACACCAATCAACAGCACAAACTGTGTTGAGAACTTTCCAAACCGCCCTGGTTGACGCTGATACTTGGGATGAAGGCAACTTCAAGCAGTTGGTCAAAGGAATTCAGAAAAGTACCGGTATTAAAGGCAAGGATCTCTGGACTCCGCTGCGCTACGCGATCACGCTGGAAGAACACGGTCCAGATCTCAGCATGATGGCTGCGCTCTTCGGCAAGGAAAAATGTCAACAGCTTATCAAAAATGCGCTAGCTCTCACAACTTCCTGA